The Tenuifilum thalassicum genome includes the window GCCTTTAACAAACACTTTTACTTTTCTCAAGCCCAAATCATAGGCTACTTTAGCACAATCGGCAGCAGCTACCTGGCCTGCATAGGGAGTGTTCTTTTTAGAACCTTTGAATCCCATTTTACCTGCAGATGACCAAGATATAACCTGACCAGTGCTATTAGTTAAAGTAACTATGATATTATTGAAAGATGAATGGATATGGGCTTGTCCTACCGGATCAACCTTAACTACTTTCTTTCTAGCTGTTGATTTCTTTGCCATAGTTTATTTACTATTTAGTAGCCTTCTTCTTGTTGGCAACAGTTTTTCTCTTTCCTTTACGTGTACGAGCATTATTCTTGGTTGATTGACCTCTTACAGGTAAACCAAGACGATGACGAATACCTCTATAACAACCAATATCCATTAAACGTTTGATATTAAGTTGAACCATAGAACGTAGTTCTCCTTCAACTTTATACTCTTCGTTTAGGATAGTACGAATGGCTGTTATGTTCTCATCGGACCAATCGGCTACTTTGGTATCATAGCTGATACCTGCCTTGTCTAAAATTTTACGTGCGCTGCTACGTCCTATACCATAAATATAGGTTAAAGCAACTTCACCTCTCTTGTTTTTCGGCAAATCTACACCTACTATACGTGCCATATTTTCACTTAATAATTAGTGTGCAAAATTAAACAAATTATCCTTGACGTTGCTTAAACTTAGGATTTTTTTTGTTAATAACGTATAAACGCCCTTTACGACGTACTATTTTACAATCGTCGCTGCGTTTTTTAACTGATGCTCTTACTTTCATTGTATTGTAGTTTTTTGTTTTACTTATACCTAAAAGTAATACGTCCCTTTGTTAAATCATAAGGCGACATTTCAACCTTTACTTTATCTCCAGGAAGAATTTTAATGTAATGCATACGCATTTTCCCAGAGATATGGGCTGTAATAATGTGTCCATTATCAAGTTCTACTCGGAACATAGCATTCGAGAGAGCTTCAATAATTGTTCCGTCTTTCTCTATTGCAGGTTGTTTCGGCATGCGCTCTTAAAATTTAACATTAACGTAAAACTTCTTCAATATAGCTGAAAGTTGAAAGCCTCTCCGCTTTCCCCTTTCTAATCACAACGGTCAACTCAAAATGAGCCGATGGTTTTCCGTCTTGGGTTCTTATGGTCCAGCCATCTGGTTCTTGGTAAATGTGCTTAGTCCCCAAATTAATCATAGGTTCAATGCAAATTACCATACCATCGACAAGCTTAGGACCGCGTCCCCTAACTCCGTAATTGGGCACCTCGGGTTTTTCGTGCATATGGCGGCCTATGCCGTGCCCAACTAGCTCACGAACGACAGAATATCCATTTTTTTCGGCGTATTCCTGGATGGTGTGTGATATATCACCCACACGGTTACCAGCAATTGCCTTTTCGATGCCTTTTTCAAGGCTCTCACGGGTTACCCTTAACAGCCGCTGCACTTCGGGAGAAACTTCACCTACAGTAAATGTATATGCTGAGTCTCCATAATACCCGTGCAAGAGGGTCCCGCAATCGACCGATACTATGTCGCCCTCGCGGAGCTCATAATTCGACGGTATGCCATGAACTACTGCATCGTTGACCGAGATGCAGAGAGTTGCAGGATAACCGCTATAACCAAGAAAACCAGGTACAGCACCGTTAGAACGAATAAACTCCTCCGCTATCTGATCCAGTTTCTTGGTAGTTATCCCCGGCTTTATATGTTTTGCCACCTCGGCTAATGTGCGCGAAACTAAATCGCCATTTTGCCTCAGCAGCTCAACTTCTTCGTCGGTCTTTGATAAAAGCATTATAAAGAACGTTTGGCAATTAATGCCTATAAAGTGGAACGGCCCTTAAGCCTTCCCGACTTGGTTAAACCATCGTAATGACGCATCAGTAAGTGACTCTCAATCTGCTGTAGGGTATCCATTACAACACCAACAAGGATTAGTAATGAGGTACCACCAAAGAACTGAGCAAACTGATTATTCACTCCAAGCTTAATAGCAAAAGCGGGTAGAATTGCAATGATTGCAAGGAAAATAGAACCTGGTAAGGTTATTTTCGACATAATTGAATCAAGGAACTCTACAGTTTTCTTTCCTGGCTTAACTCCAGGGATAAAGCCTCCATTCTTTTTCATATCCTCAGCCATTTGATTAGGGTTAATAATAATGGCTGTATAGAAATATGTAAAGATGATAATTAGCAGGCCAAAAGTAAAGTTATAAAGGAATCCAGTATATCCAAATGCTGCTGCTATTCCAGCAGTAGCATCGAAACGTGCAAATAGCATGGGAATAAACATTAATGCTTGAGCAAAGATAATAGGCATCACTCCAGCAGCATTAACTTTTAATGGAATGTACTGTCGTACACCACCATATTGCTTATTACCTACTATTCGCTTAGCATACTGTACAGGTATCTTTCTGGTACCCTGAATAAGCAGAATTGAAAACATGAAAATCACAAACAGGATAATGAGTTCCAATAGTAGCATTACTAATCCGCCACCTAAATCGCTTACCTTAGATGCGAACTCAGCTGCAAACGCAAAGGGTAAACGAGCAATAATACCAATCATAATGATTAGTGAAATGCCATTACCTATACCCTTATCGGTAATCTTTTCTCCGAGCCACATAATAAACATGGTACCACCTATCATGGTAATAGTAGCAGTTAGGGTAAACCAAAACTTAGAAAGCAGGAATGCTCCTTCGGGAAGTTGTACGTAAAGATTAGTGATGTAGGCAGGTCCTTGGAATAGGAGTATACCTATTGTAAGTACACGTGTTATCTGGTTTAACTTATTTCTTCCGCTTTCGCCTTCTTTCTGCAACCTCTGGAAGTAGGGTACTGCAATTCCTAATAGCTGAACCACAATTGAAGCGGAGATGTATGGCATAATACCAAGCGCAAAGATGGAAGCATTATGAAAGGCACCTCCCGAGAACATATCAAGAAGTCCCATTATACCATCTTTGGTTTGGTTCTGCAATTCTCCCAACTTTGTTGGATCCAAACCAGGAATCACGATAAAACTACCTAAACGATAGATTAACAGAATACCAAGAGTATAGAGAATCCGCTTACGCAGATCCTCTATCTTGTAAATATTCTTTAGGGTTTCGAAAAAGGCTTTCATTACTATTATAATTTTACTACGGTTCCGTTAGCTGCTTCAATTGCTTCAATTGCTTTCTTTGAGAAAGCATGGGCTTTTACCTCAAGCTTAGCTGTAAGAGTACCTTTAGCAAGTATCTTAACTAAATCTTTTCTTGAGATCAAACCTGCATTTATTAGGGTATCAACATCAATTGTTGTGTAACCATGTTTATCGGCTAGGTTTTGAAGAACCTCAAGGTTAATTGCTTTGTACTCTACGCGGAATGGATTTTTGAATCCGAACTTGGGTAATCGACGCTGTATAGGCATCTGACCTCCTTCAAAACCGAATTTTCTTGAGTATCCAGAGCGAGATTTGGCACCTTTATGCCCACGAGTGGCGGTACCACCGTGTCCCGACCCTTGACCACGAGCAATTCGCTTTCTATTTTTGGTAGAACCTACAGCGGGTTTAAGACTATTTAGTTTCATGACCTTTAATCGTTATTATTATCACTATTGCTCTTCAACACGTACTAGGTGTTTTACTTTTGCAACCATACCTAACACATGTGGTGTTGCTTCTAATTCAACGGTATGATGCATGCGACGTAGGCCCAACGAACGTACAATCTCACGTTGTTTTTTTGGGCGACGAATAAGACTACGTACCTGTGTAACTTTTATCTTTGCCATCTTATTTAGTTTTAACCGTTGAACACTTTATTAAGGCTAACACCGCGTTGCTGTGCAATGGTGTGAGCATCACGTAACTCTAGTAAAGCTTGAATGGTAGCTTTAACAAGGTTATGAGGGTTCGATGAGCCTTTTGACTTTGCAAGCACGTCGGTTACTCCAACGCTCTCAAGTACAGCACGCATAGCACCACCAGCTTTCACTCCAGTACCATGCGATGCAGGCTTAATAAGAACTCTTGATCCACTGAACTTTGCTTCTTGCTCGTGTGGGATAGTACCATTAATAATAGGTACTTTCACCAAGTTCTTTTTAGCATCCTCAATACCTTTTGCAATTGCAGCGGTTACCTCACTAGCTTTACCTAAGCCATAACCTACAACTCCATTTTCATTACCTACAACTACAATGGCAGAGAAGCTGAATGTTCTACCCCCTTTGGTAACCTTGGTTACACGCTGTATGCTAACCAGCCTGTCTTTTAGTTCAAGATCGCTGGCTTTTACTCTACGTATGTTGGTATTTTGTGACATCGTTCTTAGAATTTAAGTCCACCTTCTCTTGCAGCATCAGCAAGTGCTTTAATACGACCATGATATAGATTACCTCCACGATCGAATACTACCTGCTCAATACCTTTAGCAAGAGCATTTTTAGCAGCAAGCTGACCAACAAGACGGGCTTGTTCGGTTTTTGTTATATTTTTATTCTCAGCAATCTCTTTCGACATAGAAGATGCGGAAGCTAGTGTAACACCATTCACATCATCGATAAACTGTACGTATATGTTGGTGTTGCTTCTAAAAACCGACATACGTGGTTTTTGAGCGGTTCCCGAAACCTTTTTGCGGATTCTTCTACGAATGCGCTGCTTTCTTTCTAATTTACTTAAAGCCATATCTCTCTTTCAGTTTTACGGGTTATACACTAGCTGACTTACCAGCCTTCTTACGAATAACTTCACCCACAAAACGAATACCTTTACCTTTGTATGGTTCTGGTTTACGTAGCGAGCGTATTTTAGCAGCCACCTGTCCTAGTAGTTGCTTATCAATGCTTTTTAGAATCACCTTAGGGGTTCCTTTTTTCTCGGTGATGGTTTCTACCTTAACTTCTTTAGGAAGTTCAAAGTAGATATCATGAGAAAACCCTAAGCTAAGCTCAAGTATTTGTCCTTTAGCTTCGGCTTTATACCCTACACCAACAAGCTCTTGTCTAATTTCAAAACCTTGAGATACCCCAACAACCATGTTGTTGATAAGTGAACGATAAAGACCGTGTAATGAACGATGGCGTTTTTGATCAGTTGGTCTGGTGAGAACAACTTGATTTCCCTCTACCTTTACGGTAATATCCGGATCTACTTTTTGCTTTAGTTCTCCGAGAGGGCCTTTCACGCTTACCACATTATCGGGACTAATATTCACCGTAACGCCTTGTGGTAAGTTTACAGGTTTTTTTCCTATTCTCGACATTATCTTATAAATTATGCAATTTTAGTAAACATAGCAAACAACTTCGCCACCAATGTTTTTAGTACGTGCTTCCTTATCGGTCATTAGGCCTTGAGAAGTGCTTATTATAGCAATCCCCAAACCATTCAAAACCCTTGGAAGTTCTCTAGCGTTAACATACCTGCGCAAGCCCGGCTTGCTAACGCGCTCTAAATGCTTAATGGCGCAAGCTTTAGTTTCAGGATGATATTTTAAAGCAATCTTGATAATACCTTGCTTTCCATCATCTTCAAATTTATAATTTAGGATGTACCCCTTATCGAACAAGATCTTGGTCATTTCCTTTTTCATGTTCGAAGCGGGCACCTCAACAACCCGATGGCGAGCCATCACGGCGTTACGAATTCGGGTTAGGTAATCTGCAATTGGGTCGGTAATCATTGCTTCGTTATATTATTTAGTTTCTACCAACTAGCTTTTTTCACACCTGGGATTAACCCTTTTGAAGCCATTTCACGGAAGGTAATACGGCTTATACCAAACTGGCGCATATAACCTCTTGGCCTTCCGGTTATGCTGCAACGATTACGTAGACGGATTGGGTTAGAGTTACGAGGTAACTTTTGTAATCCAACGTAATCACCTTCAGCTTTTAACTTGGCTCTTTTCTCGGCGTATTTTTCTACGAGTTTAGCACGGCGAACTTCACGTGCTTTCATTGATTCTTTTGCCATAGACTATTGCTTTTTAGCATTTTTAAAAGGTAAACCAAACTCACGTAGGAGCGCATATGCTTCTTCATCGTTATCGGTAGAGGTAACAAAGGTGATTTCTGCACCTAAGATTTTATTTACCTTATCGATATCGATTTCAGGGAAAATAATATGCTCTTGAATACCGAGTGTATAGTTACCACGGCCATCAAGTTTATCGTTAATTCCCTTAAAATCGCGGATACGAGGCAATGAAACGCTAATTAAGCGTTCCATGAACTCATACATCCTATCGCGACGGAGAGTAACTTTAACGCCGATAGGCATTCCTCTACGGAGTTTAAAATTTGATATATCCTTACGCGAGTAGGTAAGAATAGCCTTTTGACCAGCAATTTGTGTTAGTTCAGCCTGTGCTTGCTCAATAAGCTTACGATCGGCTACTGCTTGTCCTATCCCTTGGTTGATTACTATCTTCTTCAACCGGGGAACCTGCATCACGCTCTTGTAGTTAAACTGTTTCATGAGCGCGGGGACAATTTCCTCCCTATATTTTTTCTTTAGGGTTGGTACGTATTCCATTACTTAATCTCCTCTCCTGATTTTTTTGAGTAACGAACTAGTTTACCCTTATCGTTTAGTCGACGACCAATACGAGTAGGTTTTCCTGTGGTAGGATCAACTACCATAAGGTTTGAAATATGGATAGGGGCTTCCTTCTTTATAATACCACCTTGTGGGTATTGAGAGTTGGGCTTAGTGTGCCTTGAAACCATATTTACACCTTCAACTATAGCACGTTGTTTCTCAACGAGCACCTTGAGCACGCGGCCCTGTTGGCCCTTTGATTCACCGGAGATTACGTAAACCATATCCCCTTTCTTGATATGTAACTTTGCCATAATTCTTCAGTTTGGGGTTTATAACACCTCAGGTGCAAGTGAAACAATCTTCATATATCCATCACGTAACTCACGGGCAACGGGACCAAAAATACGAG containing:
- the rpsK gene encoding 30S ribosomal protein S11 is translated as MAKKSTARKKVVKVDPVGQAHIHSSFNNIIVTLTNSTGQVISWSSAGKMGFKGSKKNTPYAGQVAAADCAKVAYDLGLRKVKVFVKGPGAGRESAIRTIHSTGIEVTEIIDVTPLPHNGCRPPKRRRV
- the rpsM gene encoding 30S ribosomal protein S13, with protein sequence MARIVGVDLPKNKRGEVALTYIYGIGRSSARKILDKAGISYDTKVADWSDENITAIRTILNEEYKVEGELRSMVQLNIKRLMDIGCYRGIRHRLGLPVRGQSTKNNARTRKGKRKTVANKKKATK
- the rplR gene encoding 50S ribosomal protein L18; amino-acid sequence: MALSKLERKQRIRRRIRKKVSGTAQKPRMSVFRSNTNIYVQFIDDVNGVTLASASSMSKEIAENKNITKTEQARLVGQLAAKNALAKGIEQVVFDRGGNLYHGRIKALADAAREGGLKF
- the secY gene encoding preprotein translocase subunit SecY; this encodes MKAFFETLKNIYKIEDLRKRILYTLGILLIYRLGSFIVIPGLDPTKLGELQNQTKDGIMGLLDMFSGGAFHNASIFALGIMPYISASIVVQLLGIAVPYFQRLQKEGESGRNKLNQITRVLTIGILLFQGPAYITNLYVQLPEGAFLLSKFWFTLTATITMIGGTMFIMWLGEKITDKGIGNGISLIIMIGIIARLPFAFAAEFASKVSDLGGGLVMLLLELIILFVIFMFSILLIQGTRKIPVQYAKRIVGNKQYGGVRQYIPLKVNAAGVMPIIFAQALMFIPMLFARFDATAGIAAAFGYTGFLYNFTFGLLIIIFTYFYTAIIINPNQMAEDMKKNGGFIPGVKPGKKTVEFLDSIMSKITLPGSIFLAIIAILPAFAIKLGVNNQFAQFFGGTSLLILVGVVMDTLQQIESHLLMRHYDGLTKSGRLKGRSTL
- the rplO gene encoding 50S ribosomal protein L15, which translates into the protein MKLNSLKPAVGSTKNRKRIARGQGSGHGGTATRGHKGAKSRSGYSRKFGFEGGQMPIQRRLPKFGFKNPFRVEYKAINLEVLQNLADKHGYTTIDVDTLINAGLISRKDLVKILAKGTLTAKLEVKAHAFSKKAIEAIEAANGTVVKL
- the rpsN gene encoding 30S ribosomal protein S14 is translated as MAKESMKAREVRRAKLVEKYAEKRAKLKAEGDYVGLQKLPRNSNPIRLRNRCSITGRPRGYMRQFGISRITFREMASKGLIPGVKKASW
- the rplX gene encoding 50S ribosomal protein L24 — protein: MAKLHIKKGDMVYVISGESKGQQGRVLKVLVEKQRAIVEGVNMVSRHTKPNSQYPQGGIIKKEAPIHISNLMVVDPTTGKPTRIGRRLNDKGKLVRYSKKSGEEIK
- the rplE gene encoding 50S ribosomal protein L5; translated protein: MEYVPTLKKKYREEIVPALMKQFNYKSVMQVPRLKKIVINQGIGQAVADRKLIEQAQAELTQIAGQKAILTYSRKDISNFKLRRGMPIGVKVTLRRDRMYEFMERLISVSLPRIRDFKGINDKLDGRGNYTLGIQEHIIFPEIDIDKVNKILGAEITFVTSTDNDEEAYALLREFGLPFKNAKKQ
- the rplF gene encoding 50S ribosomal protein L6 — protein: MSRIGKKPVNLPQGVTVNISPDNVVSVKGPLGELKQKVDPDITVKVEGNQVVLTRPTDQKRHRSLHGLYRSLINNMVVGVSQGFEIRQELVGVGYKAEAKGQILELSLGFSHDIYFELPKEVKVETITEKKGTPKVILKSIDKQLLGQVAAKIRSLRKPEPYKGKGIRFVGEVIRKKAGKSASV
- the ykgO gene encoding type B 50S ribosomal protein L36 yields the protein MKVRASVKKRSDDCKIVRRKGRLYVINKKNPKFKQRQG
- the rpsE gene encoding 30S ribosomal protein S5, with translation MSQNTNIRRVKASDLELKDRLVSIQRVTKVTKGGRTFSFSAIVVVGNENGVVGYGLGKASEVTAAIAKGIEDAKKNLVKVPIINGTIPHEQEAKFSGSRVLIKPASHGTGVKAGGAMRAVLESVGVTDVLAKSKGSSNPHNLVKATIQALLELRDAHTIAQQRGVSLNKVFNG
- the rpsH gene encoding 30S ribosomal protein S8; the protein is MTDPIADYLTRIRNAVMARHRVVEVPASNMKKEMTKILFDKGYILNYKFEDDGKQGIIKIALKYHPETKACAIKHLERVSKPGLRRYVNARELPRVLNGLGIAIISTSQGLMTDKEARTKNIGGEVVCYVY
- the map gene encoding type I methionyl aminopeptidase, with product MLLSKTDEEVELLRQNGDLVSRTLAEVAKHIKPGITTKKLDQIAEEFIRSNGAVPGFLGYSGYPATLCISVNDAVVHGIPSNYELREGDIVSVDCGTLLHGYYGDSAYTFTVGEVSPEVQRLLRVTRESLEKGIEKAIAGNRVGDISHTIQEYAEKNGYSVVRELVGHGIGRHMHEKPEVPNYGVRGRGPKLVDGMVICIEPMINLGTKHIYQEPDGWTIRTQDGKPSAHFELTVVIRKGKAERLSTFSYIEEVLR
- the rpmD gene encoding 50S ribosomal protein L30, with translation MAKIKVTQVRSLIRRPKKQREIVRSLGLRRMHHTVELEATPHVLGMVAKVKHLVRVEEQ
- the infA gene encoding translation initiation factor IF-1 gives rise to the protein MPKQPAIEKDGTIIEALSNAMFRVELDNGHIITAHISGKMRMHYIKILPGDKVKVEMSPYDLTKGRITFRYK